The proteins below come from a single Perca flavescens isolate YP-PL-M2 chromosome 8, PFLA_1.0, whole genome shotgun sequence genomic window:
- the LOC114560378 gene encoding troponin I, slow skeletal muscle isoform X2, producing MSEGQKKSKITASRRLALKTKLLKTAAVMLEKEKEEKKLEREATLGERVPLLQLSGLSMQDLQALCKDLHHKIDVVDEERYDIDAKVTKNYKEIHNLSQKIFELKGKMKRPALKRVKISADAMLGALLGSKVKESVDFKANLKTVKKEEEKKEEVTDWRKNVEAMSGMEGRKKLFNAGQ from the exons aTGTCTGAAGG ACAG AAAAAGTCAAAGATCACTGCATCTCGCAGACTGGCTCTCAAG ACCAAGCTGCTGAAAACTGCAGCTGTGATgttggagaaggagaaggaggaaaaGAAGCTGGAGAGAGAAGCCACTTTGGGTGAGAGAGTCCCTCTACTTCAGCTGTCTGGTTTGTCCATGCAGGACCTTCAG gCTCTGTGCAAAGATTTGCATCATAAGATCGATGTCGTAGATGAAGAGCGCTACGACATTGATGCCAAAGTGACTAAAAATTACAAGGAG ATTCATAATCTGTCTCAGAAGATCTTTGAGCTGAAGGGTAAAATGAAGCGACCTGCTCTCAAGAGGGTGAAGATCTCAGCTGACGCCATGCTGGGAGCTCTGCTGGGCTCTAAGGTCAAGGAGTCTGTGGACTTCAAGGCCAACCTGAAGACTgtgaagaaagaggaggagaag AAAGAGGAGGTGACTGACTGGCGTAAAAACGTGGAGGCCATGTCTGGTATGGAGGGCAGGAAGAAGCTGTTTAATGCTGGGCAGTAG
- the tnni4b.3 gene encoding troponin I4b, tandem duplicate 3 — MSEGSSKPKPKITASRRLFLKTKLLKKAMTMLDNEKQVRKDERERTLAERVPQLQMSGLSLQDLQNLCKELHQKIDVVDEERYNIDSKVTKNNMEIQDLSQKIFELKGKMKRPALKRVRVSADAMLGALLGSKVKESVDFKANLKTVKKEEEKKEEVTDWRKNVDAMSGMEGRKKLFNSGQ; from the exons ATGTCTGAAGG GTCTTCG AAACCAAAGCCAAAGATCACTGCATCGCGCAGACTGTTCCTGAAG ACCAAACTGCTAAAGAAGGCCATGACTATGCTGGACAATGAAAAGCAAGTCAGAAAAGATGAACGAGAGAGAACCCTCGCTGAGAGAGTCCCACAACTGCAAATGTCAGGCCTGTCTTTGCAGGATCTACAG AATCTTTGCAAAGAGCTACACCAGAAAATTGATGTGGTTGATGAAGAGCGGTACAACATTGATTCTAAAGTGACGAAAAATAATATGGAG ATACAAGACCTGTCTCAGAAGATCTTTGAGTTGAAGGGCAAGATGAAGAGACCGGCCCTGAAGAGGGTGAGGGTGTCTGCTGACGCCATGCTGGGAGCTCTGCTGGGCTCTAAGGTCAAAGAGTCTGTGGACTTCAAGGCCAACCTGAAGACTgtgaagaaagaggaggagaag aaagaggaagtgacTGACTGGCGTAAGAACGTGGACGCCATGTCTGGTATGGAGGGCAGAAAGAAGCTGTTTAATAGTGGGCAGTAG
- the LOC114560378 gene encoding troponin I, slow skeletal muscle isoform X1 has product MLPYRSLDDSGPVNKRQKTIMSEGQKKSKITASRRLALKTKLLKTAAVMLEKEKEEKKLEREATLGERVPLLQLSGLSMQDLQALCKDLHHKIDVVDEERYDIDAKVTKNYKEIHNLSQKIFELKGKMKRPALKRVKISADAMLGALLGSKVKESVDFKANLKTVKKEEEKKEEVTDWRKNVEAMSGMEGRKKLFNAGQ; this is encoded by the exons ATGTTGCCATACCGAAGTCTGGATGACTCTGGCCCAGTCAACAAGAG acaaaaaacaatcaTGTCTGAAGG ACAG AAAAAGTCAAAGATCACTGCATCTCGCAGACTGGCTCTCAAG ACCAAGCTGCTGAAAACTGCAGCTGTGATgttggagaaggagaaggaggaaaaGAAGCTGGAGAGAGAAGCCACTTTGGGTGAGAGAGTCCCTCTACTTCAGCTGTCTGGTTTGTCCATGCAGGACCTTCAG gCTCTGTGCAAAGATTTGCATCATAAGATCGATGTCGTAGATGAAGAGCGCTACGACATTGATGCCAAAGTGACTAAAAATTACAAGGAG ATTCATAATCTGTCTCAGAAGATCTTTGAGCTGAAGGGTAAAATGAAGCGACCTGCTCTCAAGAGGGTGAAGATCTCAGCTGACGCCATGCTGGGAGCTCTGCTGGGCTCTAAGGTCAAGGAGTCTGTGGACTTCAAGGCCAACCTGAAGACTgtgaagaaagaggaggagaag AAAGAGGAGGTGACTGACTGGCGTAAAAACGTGGAGGCCATGTCTGGTATGGAGGGCAGGAAGAAGCTGTTTAATGCTGGGCAGTAG
- the bpgm gene encoding bisphosphoglycerate mutase, with the protein MSKYKLFLLRHGEGAWNKENRFCSWVDQKLSEDGVKEAQDCGRLLKEQGYKFDLVFTSILSRSIQTAWLVLEAMGQEWVPVVKSWRLNERHYGSLIGLNRAEMALQHGEEKVKLWRRSYDVTPPMIDESHPYFLEIYNDRRYTTCDVPKENLPRAESLKEVLDRLLPYWGSTVVPEIRKGRTVLISAHGNSCRALLKYLEGISDKDIASVTLPTGIPVLLELDENLKPVKPRQLLGDQAKIQAAIKKVEDQGKARPST; encoded by the exons ATGTCCAAGTACAAACTCTTTCTACTGAGGCATGGGGAGGGGGCCTGGAACAAAGAGAACCGTTTCTGTAGCTGGGTTGACcagaagctaagcgaggatgGGGTGAAGGAGGCCCAGGACTGTGGTAGGCTCCTGAAGGAGCAGGGCTACAAGTTTGATTTAGTATTCACCTCCATACTCAGCCGCTCCATCCAGACAGCATGGCTGGTGCTGGAGGCTATGGGTCAGGAGTGGGTCCCCGTGGTCAAGTCCTGGAGACTGAACGAACGCCACTATGGTTCCCTGATTGGCCTTAACCGGGCAGAGATGGCTCTACAACATGGAGAAGAAAAGGTGAAGTTGTGGAGAAGGAGCTATGATGTCACTCCACCTatgattgatgaatcccacccGTACTTCCTGGAAATCTACAATGACCGCAGATACACCACTTGTGATGTGCCAAAGGAGAACCTTCCCCGAGCAGAAAGCCTAAAGGAGGTGTTGGACAGACTGCTGCCATACTGGGGGAGCACTGTGGTGCCAGAGATAAGGAAAGGCAGGACTGTGCTGATTAGTGCTCATGGAAACAGCTGCAGGGCTCTGCTGAAATACCTGGAAG GTATATCGGATAAGGATATTGCCAGTGTGACTTTACCCACAGGGATACCAGTGCTGCTTGAGCTGGATGAAAACCTCAAGCCTGTGAAACCTCGACAGCTCTTGGGAGACCAGGCGAAGATTCAGGCAGCAATTAAAAAGGTGGAGGACCAGGGAAAAGCCAGACCATCAACTTGA
- the LOC114560380 gene encoding troponin I, slow skeletal muscle — protein sequence MADQSKKSRISSSRRLGLKIRLLAVAAQMLQEEKEQKMKEREAALAERVPPLNLSGLSLQELQDLCKDLHHKIDVVDEEWYDIGLKVSKNDKEIENMNLKIIEIQSKFKKPTLKRVKISAEAMLSVLLGSKHSQSIDFKANLKTVKKEEEKKEEVTDWRKNVEAMSGMEGRKKLFDASGN from the exons ATGGCTGATCA ATCT AAAAAATCTAGGATCTCCTCCTCTCGAAGGCTGGGGTTGAAG ATTAGACTGTTGGCAGTCGCTGCTCAGATGCTGcaggaggagaaggagcagAAGATGAAGGAGAGAGAAGCTGCTCTAGCAGAACGAGTTCCTCCTCTAAATCTGTCTGGTCTGTCTTTGCAAGAGCTTCAG GATCTTTGCAAAGACTTGCACCACAAGATTGATGTCGTAGATGAGGAGTGGTATGATATCGGCCTCAAGGTGTCCAAAAACGACAAAGAG ATTGAAAACATGAACCTGAAGATCATTGAGATTCAGAGTAAGTTCAAGAAGCCGACCCTGAAGAGAGTGAAGATCTCAGCTGAAGCCATGCTGAGCGTTCTGCTGGGCTCCAAACACTCACAGTCCATTGACTTCAAGGCCAACCTCAAAACGGTCaagaaggaagaggaaaag AAGGAGGAGGTGACTGACTGGCGTAAGAATGTGGAGGCAATGTCTGGTATGGAGGGCAGGAAGAAGCTGTTTGACGCCTCCGGCAACTAA